A stretch of the Ptiloglossa arizonensis isolate GNS036 chromosome 1, iyPtiAriz1_principal, whole genome shotgun sequence genome encodes the following:
- the LOC143151548 gene encoding uncharacterized protein LOC143151548, with protein sequence MEFIRSYEPEISTTNPKNFVRKPTPRRQNAQLDAINRVPSHRGESPMMLRVRDRRSRRCYYDSPLLAPYPSGEIFSSFENPNRQADDRLEETSGLETARRGLDHLRFTIGRGSSSK encoded by the coding sequence ATGGAATTTATACGATCGTACGAACCAGAAATCTCGACGACAAATCCCAAAAACTTTGTTCGTAAACCAACACCTCGAAGGCAAAACGCGCAGCTGGATGCAATCAATCGGGTTCCAAGTCACCGTGGCGAATCGCCGATGATGCTCCGCGTTAGAGATCGTCGATCGCGGCGGTGTTATTACGATTCCCCTCTGTTAGCACCGTATCCGTCGGGCGAGATATTCTCGTCGTTTGAGAATCCCAATCGACAGGCTGATGATAGGCTGGAAGAAACCTCGGGTCTCGAAACGGCGAGACGTGGATTAGACCATCTGCGGTTTACAATTGGCCGCGGCTCGTCGAGCAAATAA